ATCATCGGCATTCACCTGATCCTATTGGGAGGGGGTGCTCTGCTACTGGTGGCTAAAGCCATGTTCTTTGGCGGTCTGTACGACACTTGGGCACCAGGCGGTGGTGATGTGCGGGTGGTCACGAACCCCACCCTCAACCCAGCCACAATCTTTGGCTACTTGCTGAAGTCTCCCTTCGGTGGCGATGGCTGGATTGTCAGCGTTGACAACTTAGAAGACATCGTCGGTGGTCATATTTGGGTTGGCCTGGTCTGCATTTTCGGTGGAATCTTCCACATTCTCACCAAGCCTTTTGCTTGGGCTCGTCGCGCTTTCATCTGGTCAGGTGAGGCTTACCTCTCCTACAGCTTGGGTGCCTTGTCCCTGATGGGCTTCATTGCTTCTTGCTTTGTTTGGTACAACAACACTGCTTACCCCAGCGAATTCTTTGGTCCTACGGGTCCTGAGGCGTCTCAAGCACAAGCGATGACCTTCTTGATTCGTGACCAACGCTTGGGTGCAAACGTTGGTTCTGCTCAAGGTCCTACAGGTCTTGGTAAGTACCTGATGCGCTCCCCCACTGGTGAAATCATCTTTGGTGGTGAAACCATGCGCTTCTGGGACTTCCGGGGTCCTTGGTTGGAGCCTCTGCGTGGGCCTAACGGTCTAGATCTGAACAAGATCAAGAACGACATTCAACCTTGGCAAGTGCGTCGCGCGGCTGAGTACATGACTCACGCTCCTCTGGGTTCTTTGAACTCTGTAGGTGGTGTGGCAACCGAAATTAACTCGGTCAACTTCGTGTCTCCTCGCGCTTGGTTGGCAACTTCTCACTTCGTGCTTGCTTTCTTCTTCCTAGTCGGTCACCTGTGGCATGCGGGTCGTGCACGGGCTGCTGCGGCTGGTTTTGAACGCGGCATCAATCGTGAAACCGAACCCGTACTCTCTATGCCTAACCTCGACTAAGACTTTTTCTGGCGAATTTGTCTGAACTATTAGGTAAATAACTTTCAGGCTCCTGTGTTAAAGCAGGAGCTTTTTTTTGTATTTAGGCAGCCTGTGCTTTTATGCGGGGATGAAGTTTGGAATGATAGAAGTGATACATAAACTCATGGGAGACCCATATGCGTGAGTCAGATCTAACCGATGCTTTGAAATGGACTCCTGAGGCAAAAGTTAAATTACAAAATATTCCTTTCTTTGTGCGATCGCAGGCACGTCAGCGGATTGAGCATTTAGCGCGGGAGGGAGAGTTGGATACGGTGACGGCTGAGCTGGTAGAGCAGGCGCGCCTAGAGTTTGGCCAATAGGTCTGGTTCAGGAAACGCTGCTCGAACAAGGTTTCAATCAACTGCCTGAGGTATTCATCGCAGTCACAACTGCTTGCTGACTGACGGCTGCATAGATGGAGCGCAGGTGCTCCATAACGACCGAGGAAGGAGGCTGAGTAGTTGCAGGGGTCGCCGCTTCTGGTTTTATAACAATAGGACCGAGCACATCCAAGATGGTTTCTGTGCTGGGAGGGGGTGCGATGACTACCAAAGAAGGCTCTAGCTGTTCGTTGTAATGCCAAAACTGCTCGATTTTTAGCGGTGCAGTGGGTTGCGGGCGATCGCTCACTGATTCTTCTGGAGTTAATGCTGTGCCCTCACTGCTAGTACTCCGCATTTGTCGTAGGGCAGCGATAATTTGCTCTTTAGTACGCCCCCGCAGTTCAAACAAGACAAACGGATCTTCACTAAAGCGATCGCCCAACAGGTAATAAACTGCCCCAATATGCTTGCAGGGATTCGCAGGATCAGGGCAAGAGCATTTGCTATGAATGTCAAATCGTGTGAGCGGAAATAAGCTCAAACCATTGCTAGTAAATACTTCTTCAATGCTTTGAGGCATTTCTCCTGCTAAGAGTTTGGCTGAGAAAATAGCTCGCTGGGACATTGTTTCAATCACATACCCCCACTGTTCCTCCGTGAACGGATCGAGAGAAAGCGAGACTTGATAGGGTTCAGGAGCCGTACCTTGGACTAGAGCAGACACCTTTGACCCTTGAAACTCTAGTGACAGAACGTTGCCTTGCCGAGCGTAGTTACGAGCCCGCTCCAAGCGTCGCCGCCAGCCAAAAGACTCCAAAACATCTACCCACCGCTGCGCCCACCATTCACGGCTGGGTTGGAGAGAAACGCCATCTGCTGCCGTGGTGGCTTTAGGTGGTTCGTTATTTTTAGTTGAATTAGGAGAATAATGGGTCATTCGGTGTCCTCATCAATCACGGCGCTGCGATCGAGCAAGAGCAAGTTGCGAAGCTGGTCAGTATCCATCTCAGTTAGCCATTGTTCCCCAGCCCCGACAACCTGCTCAGCTAGAGCTTTCTTGCTTTCAATCAATTCATGAATTTTTTCTTCTAAGGTGCCGTTGCAAACAAACTTATGAACTTGGACATTCCGAGTCTGACCGATGCGGAACACCCGATCGGTGGCTTGGTTTTCGACGGCTGGGTTCCACCAACGATCGAAGTGGAAGACATGGTTGGCACGCGTCAGGTTGAGTCCTACCCCACCTGCTTTGAGGGAAAGAATAAAAATTCTCGGCCCCTGGGGGTCTTGTTGGAAGCGATCGACCATTTCCTCGCGTTGCTTTTTCGAGGTGCTGCCGTACAGGAACGGAATTTCTTGCTTTAGTTGTTTTTGCAGATGGTCTTGGAGCAATTTGCCCCACTCAGCAAACTGAGTAAAGATCAAGGCGCGATCGCCTCGGTTGACTCCTACTTCTTCGCTCGTGGCTAAAATTTCTTCCAGCATCTCGTCCAAGCGCTGAAGCTTGCCAGAACGAGCTTTAAAGGATGAAGCAGTTTTATTTTCATCCTTTAAAGCTCGTTCATCCTTCAATAAAGTTGGGTGATTGCAAATTTGCTTTAGTTTCACCAGTAGCGCTAAAATCATGCCTCGTCGCTGGATGCCGTCAGCACTTTCAATTTCAGCTAAGGAAGAATCTACAGCCTGCTGGTACAACTTGGCTTGCTCGGCAGTTAGCCCACAAAAAACTGTCATTTCCTGTTTTTCGGGCAAATCTTGGATAATGCTGCGATCGCTCTTAAGCCGACGCAGAATAAAGGGTTGCACCAGCGATCGCAGAGTTTTGAGCGAGGCAGTATCCCCGTAACGCTCGACTGGAATCGCAAACCGCCGTTGGAAGAAGTTCTTTGGTCCCAGATAGCCAGGATTGAGAAAGTCCAAAATAGACCACAACTCAGAGAGGCGGTTCTCCACTGGAGTACCCGTTAGGGCAATACGAAAGCTGTTTTCTAATTGCCGCACTGCTTGTGATTGTTTAGCCTCTGGATTTTTAATATTCTGGGCTTCATCCAGCACTACCCCTTGCCAAGTAACGGTTTGCAGATCTTTGAGGTCTCGTTGAATGAGCGCGTAACTCGTAATGACTAAATGTTGACCTTTAACAGTTTTCGCAAGAACCTTTCCTTTGGGGCGCTTGTCGCCGTGATGCACCATAACTTTGAGGGTAGGACCAAATCTCTTCACTTCCCGCTCCCAGTTACCTAACACTGAAGTGGGGCAGACCAAGAGAGTGGGCTGTTCCAACGCTTTTTGTTCCTGTAGATGTAACAAGAAAGCAATCAGCTCCACGGTTTTTCCCAAACCCATATCGTCTGCGAGGCAAGCTCCTAAACCCCAGCGCTCTAGAAAGGCTAGCCAGCCAGCGCCACGGGCTTGGTAAGGACGTAGCTCTCCTTTAAAAGTTGTGGGAGTGGCGATCGCTTCTACAGATTGATTCCCGGAAGTCAGGGCATTGATGAGTTCTTGCAAGGCACCAGAAGCTTCAAAGCTGACGACTGGAAGCTTTTCAATTACTTGCGTGTCGCCTGTACTAATCCGCAGCGCATCTTCCAAGGAGAGAGCCATCTGGTCTTTGCGTTCGGCAAAGAAATTTTGAGCCGCACGAATATCTTGGGGCCGCAGTTCCACCCACTCGCCGTTGATTTCGACTAAGGGCGTATTCAAAGCTACTAGGCGATCGAACTCAGCTTTGGAAAGGGTTTGACCCCCAATCGACAAGCCCCAGCGAAAATTCAGTAAGCTTTGGAGTCCTAAACGGCGATCGCCTGCAATAGAAGTTTCTGCTTGAATTTTCAGTCCCAGACGGTTGGCCCAGCCCTCTTGGTTGGCTAGCCCAGGGGGGAGAATTACGCCAAAGCCGCTATCTTGTAAACGCCAAGCTGCCGTTTTAATAAACTCGTATACCTGCAAAGCGGTGAGGCGACAAAACTGGGGTCGCTGTTCGTGCAAGCTGGGTTCTAGCAGCGGGTACAGTCGTGAAGCCAGTCCTAAACCTGCCAGTAGTGTTTCTTGCGGTCGCTCAATGGTGCGGCCTAAATACACTAATCGCTCCACTGGATTGCTCCAAATGGTGGGGGCACTCAGCAAAAAGTCGGCATCATTGGCTGCTTGCAAGAAATACTCCAAGAGCCATTCGGTTTGCCCGCTGACTGGAGGGTGCAAATAGAAGCAAGTCCGAAACCGCCGTTGCTCTACCAAATAATCTTGGAGCGGGGCTGTCCAGGTCTGCAAAGCAGTGTCTAAACGCTCTAGGGTCGCTGGATCGCTCGTTATCAATCCAGATTCAGCGCTCAATGCTTGCAGCCACAGTTGCAGAGCTGGGTCAATCGCAGGTTCTGGCTTGCGGCGATCGCCTGGGAGACTAGCCGGAGCAGGAGGGCTAGCGATCGCTCTCACTTGAGCATCCAACGTACTGTTTAAGAAGCCTCGAATTAAATCCTGTGGCGCTAGGGGTAAGTCTAAGGCTGGGGCCTGGGGTGTGGCAGAGGGTGTAGCGGGGGGTGCAGCTTGATAAGTACGGCAAACCGCAGGTAAGTGCTGCCTAAATTTCTCTAGTCTCTCTTGATCCGTCGCACTGTCAAGCAGGGATTGCCAGCGAGCCACTCCGCTACCATCATTGGTTTGCACCATCGGCAGAAATTTTCTTCTTGCCAGCAGATCCAAGCTCCAGCGGGCCATGTGGGACCAAAACCGCAAATCATCGCCCACAAATGAGTCTTCAGCCCCAAAAGAACTCAGCGGTAAAGCTTGGAGAAACTGCATTGCCGCCAGTGGAGGCAGACAAAAGCCCTCGACTCGCCAAGGAGACAGGGAGAGCGTATCGGGTGCAGCTTCAGCCTCAGTGAGCGCAGCAGCAGAATGTTGAGGCAGGAGAGTGGTGGCAGTGACCCAAGTAGGTAAAGCCAACACTTGCGATCGCCAAGTGAGCGCACCATCAGCAGCGGTAACAGGCTCAACAGCAACGACAGAAGCAGAAGTAGCGCTACTCCCAGCAGTACGTTTACGGGAACGTCCAGCAGGCGTTGGGCTTTCCGTAGGAGAAGAAGCAACAGAATTAGCAGCAGGCGTTGGCAATGTCCACTTGAGCCTGCCCGCTTGGTGCAGCGATCGCAGAAGATCAACTAACTCGGTGGGCGCGATCGCAAAAGGATGCTCAGGAATTTGCTCAGTGGCAATAGCCGTATCATCAGCAATCCGTCGCCAAGTCTCACCCCAGACAAAAAAACAGCCTGCAAAATCAAGAGATGGAGTATGCTCTCCTAGTTCTGAGGCACTCTGATGAGCAACATTTCTGGAAGTTTGCAGTAACCAACTACCGTGTAAAATTGCCATGCGATTTTAAGTTGCCAAATTTTATCAGGATTAAAAGTTGGAGTAGAGCCTACCGAAGCTAACCAGGCGCATAGTCATGATTTTCTCGAACTAAAAACTCTGGGCTGATAACTCCTTCGTGGATCACTTCATGAATATCCAGTTGCCACTTTACAAAACACTTCGAAATGGAATGTCAGCCGAGTTAGATCGGATGGAACTTGCCGATCGAGAGTTGGTTCGGGAACTGCTGAATATTGTCATTATTGAAGGCCAAACCTATCCCCAAATACAACCTCTGAGCGAAAGCGAATTTGCAGCTTATTGGGCGAGCCATGATGCTTTTATCGTGCGGGCAATGAACGATCTAGAGGGCCAGAAATCACCAAGGATCTTAGGAGCGTTTTATCTCAAACCAAACTTTCCGGGACGGTGCAGTCACATCTGCAATGCTGGGTTTATTGTGCAACCAAGCTTAAGAGGCCAGGGAATCGGGCGTTGGATGGGAGAGACGATGTTAGCGATCGCCCTGACTCTGGGATATCAGGCTGTGATGTTTAACTTAGTGTTTGCCACCAATACCCCTTCCATCAGCCTATGGCAATCTTTAGGATTCAGCACCATTGGCCGCATTCCCCAAGCCGTACAGTTGGCTGAAGGCTGTCAAGTTGATGCCCTCATTCTATATCGGTCTTTAAGCTGAATGTGCTTATCAATAACTTGTTGAATCTCTGGATCAAATTGCTGCGATCTCTAGAGTCAGTTTCATGAGCAATCAATCATAAAACCAGCAATCAAAGTGACATTTTACACTAGTGATCGCCAGCCAAACCTTTGTAAAAATTTTATTAATTATTATTGAGTTGAATGACTAAAAATTGAGGATTAAGCAAGGAATTGCCTCAGCTAATTTATTCAAGCGATCGCCTCAGAAGACTCTCCTGTAAAGGCAGCACAAGGTCATCAGTGCTACGATTGCCTCAGAAGAAAAAAATAAGAACAACAAAGGAACGAACGCTACATGGTAGAGATAGACAAGTCAATATCCTTTGATGGACGGGATATTCGACTTAAGGTTGGTTTGCTGGCCCCTCAAGCAGGTGGGTCAGTGTTAATTCAATCGGGCGATACGGCGGTTCTAGTGACGGCTACGCAAGCAGCAGGGCGAGAAGGAATTGATTTCCTGCCATTGCTGGTGGACTACGAAGAAAGACTTTATGCAGCAGGCCGAATTCCAGGCGGATTTCTCCGGCGTGAGGGTCGTCCCCCGGAAAGAGCAACCCTAACTAGTCGCCTCATTGACCGTCCGCTGCGTCCCCTATTCCCCTCTTGGCTGCGAGATGACATTCAAGTGGTTGCCACCACTGTGTCAATGGATGAGCGAGTCCCTCCCGATGTACTAGCCGTGACGGGAGCCTCGATCGCAGTCCTGTTAGCGCAGATTCCCTTTGATGGCCCAATGGCAGCCGTGCGCGTCGGTTTGGTGGGTGATGATTTTATTATTAACCCGACCTACAGCGAAATTGAGTCTGGTGATTTGGATTTGATTGTTGCAGGCTCCCCCGATGGCGTAGTCATGGTGGAAGCAGGTGCGA
This region of Trichocoleus desertorum NBK24 genomic DNA includes:
- the psbC gene encoding photosystem II reaction center protein CP43 translates to MVTLSNPVVAGSGRDQESSGFAWWAGNARLISLSGKLLGAHVAHQGLIVFWAGAMTLFEVAHFVPEKPMYEQGLILLPHLAAQGWGVGPGGEVINTFPYFVVGVLHLISSAVLGLGGIYHAVRGPETLEEYSSFFGYDWKDKNKMTTIIGIHLILLGGGALLLVAKAMFFGGLYDTWAPGGGDVRVVTNPTLNPATIFGYLLKSPFGGDGWIVSVDNLEDIVGGHIWVGLVCIFGGIFHILTKPFAWARRAFIWSGEAYLSYSLGALSLMGFIASCFVWYNNTAYPSEFFGPTGPEASQAQAMTFLIRDQRLGANVGSAQGPTGLGKYLMRSPTGEIIFGGETMRFWDFRGPWLEPLRGPNGLDLNKIKNDIQPWQVRRAAEYMTHAPLGSLNSVGGVATEINSVNFVSPRAWLATSHFVLAFFFLVGHLWHAGRARAAAAGFERGINRETEPVLSMPNLD
- a CDS encoding PCP reductase family protein — encoded protein: MRESDLTDALKWTPEAKVKLQNIPFFVRSQARQRIEHLAREGELDTVTAELVEQARLEFGQ
- a CDS encoding SWIM zinc finger family protein translates to MTHYSPNSTKNNEPPKATTAADGVSLQPSREWWAQRWVDVLESFGWRRRLERARNYARQGNVLSLEFQGSKVSALVQGTAPEPYQVSLSLDPFTEEQWGYVIETMSQRAIFSAKLLAGEMPQSIEEVFTSNGLSLFPLTRFDIHSKCSCPDPANPCKHIGAVYYLLGDRFSEDPFVLFELRGRTKEQIIAALRQMRSTSSEGTALTPEESVSDRPQPTAPLKIEQFWHYNEQLEPSLVVIAPPPSTETILDVLGPIVIKPEAATPATTQPPSSVVMEHLRSIYAAVSQQAVVTAMNTSGS
- a CDS encoding DEAD/DEAH box helicase → MAILHGSWLLQTSRNVAHQSASELGEHTPSLDFAGCFFVWGETWRRIADDTAIATEQIPEHPFAIAPTELVDLLRSLHQAGRLKWTLPTPAANSVASSPTESPTPAGRSRKRTAGSSATSASVVAVEPVTAADGALTWRSQVLALPTWVTATTLLPQHSAAALTEAEAAPDTLSLSPWRVEGFCLPPLAAMQFLQALPLSSFGAEDSFVGDDLRFWSHMARWSLDLLARRKFLPMVQTNDGSGVARWQSLLDSATDQERLEKFRQHLPAVCRTYQAAPPATPSATPQAPALDLPLAPQDLIRGFLNSTLDAQVRAIASPPAPASLPGDRRKPEPAIDPALQLWLQALSAESGLITSDPATLERLDTALQTWTAPLQDYLVEQRRFRTCFYLHPPVSGQTEWLLEYFLQAANDADFLLSAPTIWSNPVERLVYLGRTIERPQETLLAGLGLASRLYPLLEPSLHEQRPQFCRLTALQVYEFIKTAAWRLQDSGFGVILPPGLANQEGWANRLGLKIQAETSIAGDRRLGLQSLLNFRWGLSIGGQTLSKAEFDRLVALNTPLVEINGEWVELRPQDIRAAQNFFAERKDQMALSLEDALRISTGDTQVIEKLPVVSFEASGALQELINALTSGNQSVEAIATPTTFKGELRPYQARGAGWLAFLERWGLGACLADDMGLGKTVELIAFLLHLQEQKALEQPTLLVCPTSVLGNWEREVKRFGPTLKVMVHHGDKRPKGKVLAKTVKGQHLVITSYALIQRDLKDLQTVTWQGVVLDEAQNIKNPEAKQSQAVRQLENSFRIALTGTPVENRLSELWSILDFLNPGYLGPKNFFQRRFAIPVERYGDTASLKTLRSLVQPFILRRLKSDRSIIQDLPEKQEMTVFCGLTAEQAKLYQQAVDSSLAEIESADGIQRRGMILALLVKLKQICNHPTLLKDERALKDENKTASSFKARSGKLQRLDEMLEEILATSEEVGVNRGDRALIFTQFAEWGKLLQDHLQKQLKQEIPFLYGSTSKKQREEMVDRFQQDPQGPRIFILSLKAGGVGLNLTRANHVFHFDRWWNPAVENQATDRVFRIGQTRNVQVHKFVCNGTLEEKIHELIESKKALAEQVVGAGEQWLTEMDTDQLRNLLLLDRSAVIDEDTE
- a CDS encoding N-acetyltransferase, whose translation is MSAELDRMELADRELVRELLNIVIIEGQTYPQIQPLSESEFAAYWASHDAFIVRAMNDLEGQKSPRILGAFYLKPNFPGRCSHICNAGFIVQPSLRGQGIGRWMGETMLAIALTLGYQAVMFNLVFATNTPSISLWQSLGFSTIGRIPQAVQLAEGCQVDALILYRSLS